The genomic segment GCGGCGATCGCCCTCACGCGATATCCACCGTAGTCCCGCCGGTCGTACTGCAATTGATCGATGAGAGCCTCTAGCCGCTGGCGCACGAACTGGATGTTCCGCGCGCTCCCCACCTCGCCGCGGTTCGGCGTCGTCTGTGCGAGCGCCGCCGTGGATGCGGCGAGCGTCGCGGCGATGCCCGCCGCGGTCGCGAGAAAGTCTTTGCGAGTCATGAATGCACCGACCCCCTTTGCGATCACCTGTGCCTTGTCAGCGCGGTCACGCCGGCAAAGGTTCCCCGGGACCGCCCGGCACCATCAATGATGTGCCCAATACGAATGCCCACAGGCGGGAGGACCCACAGAAAAGTTGCGCGAGACCTCTATCAAAGGTACGGCAACGTCTCCACCGGCGGAAAAGATCAAGGGAGGGAGCATGCTCCCTCCCCGGCGACCTGCGACATCCCGCGTGCTACGAGGCTTGCTGCTGTTGAACGACCCGCCCGGCGTCGTGGATCGTGATCCACTTGCCCGTCTGCCAATACACGAGTTGCCGGAGATATCCGGGCAGGGACATTCCGTTCGTTTCCGGCGAGAACGCCTTCAGGTTCGCCACCCAGGGGAACTGCCCCCCGGTTGGGTGCTGGACCGGCGGGCCGAGGTACAGAGTCGGCGCCGGCGGTGCCGGGGGCAGCGGCTGGGGGGTAACCGGAAGCTGGGTTGTCTGAGCCGAGGCTACTCCAGCGAACAGCGCGATCACGAGTGCGAGGCAGGCGATCATGGATACCGTTCTCGGCATACTGGCCCTCCCTGTCTTGGCGTACGATCGGAGCATGGTGACCTCTTCTTTCCTTAATGTAGTACCCAATTCCCCGCCTAGGCCGGACGGTGTTCCGGAAGGGGCACGTTGAAACGTTCGGCGATGGCCGCCAGCTCGTTCCAGGTCGCCCCTGCCACCCCAATCCCCTCGGTCGCCCGCCGGGTGCGGCTGAGCCGTTCCGGCTCACCCGGCACCAGGACGTCGGTCTGACCGGACCGCGGCGGCATGCGCTTGGCTTCTGCCAGGATCTCGTCGACCATCGCCCGAAAGTGTTCCCCGTTTCCAAATGCACCGGGATCGATCGCGATCAGGAAGACCCCGCCGATGCGGCTCCGCGGGCCAGGCGTGGACTGCGGCCCGGGCGCGCCGACACTGGTGGGATCGACATCATCAATCATGGCCAGCCCCCCGATCAGCGCCGATGCCATGCCCAGCCCGTAGCCCTTGTGCCCGGCCACCTCGCCTCCAAGCGGCAGCAGCGCGCCGCCCTCATAAAAATCTCCGGGGGACCGCGTTGGCTTGCCGTCGCGGTCGATCAGACATCCGGGGGGCAGTTCCGCTCCCTTGGCCCGGGCCACTTGAACCTTGCCTTCGGCCACGACCGACGTCGCGGCGTCGAAGACCATCGACCGATGGACCCCGGGCACGCCAAACGACCACGGGTTTGTTCCAAGGAAACGGCCCGCGCCGCCGTGGAGCGCGACTCCCCCGACCTGAGGGCCCGCCGCGCCTACGGTCACGACCGCGATCGCGCCCCGATCGGCCGCCCGCTCGGTGTACTCCCCGAGACGGCCGATGTGGGTCGAGTGGCGCACCGCGACCGCCGCGAGCCCATGCCGCTGCGCCCGCCCGAGCGCCCAGTCGAGCGCGAACAAGGTGGAGTACTGCCCGAAACCCCGGTGCGCGTCCACCACCGCGGCGGCCTCGGTTTCGCGCGCGATCGTGGGCCGAGCCGCCGGCTGCAACATCCCACGATCGGCTTCTTTCATATACGCCGGGATCCGGATCACGCCGTGGGAGTCGTGGCCCGAGAGGTTGGCCCGGATCAGGTGGCCCGCGACCTCGTCGGCGATGTCCGGCTCGGCGCCCATCGCCGTGAACACGCCGACCGCGAAGATCTGGAGAGGCTCAGGCGGGCAGATCCACATTGCGGGCGCCACGCGTGATGATTTCGCTGCACGGCGTGTGACCCCTGCCCGGGGAGGGTGGCCTTGCGAAAACGTCGAACCACCGGTACCAATCATCGTTGCCACGTGACGTCCAGGGAGGACGGCGATGTCTACGAAGAGGATCTCGAGACGGGAAGCCCTCAGGGCCGCGGGGATCGTCGTCGGAGCAGGCATCGCCGGGGTCGGCCCGCGCCCTCTCGTGCCATCCGGATTGCGTCAGGTAGTCTACGCCGCTTCCCCCGAGAATCCGCTGCGGATTGGATTCCAGGTGCACCGCACCGGAATCGGGGCGGTCTACGGCCGGTGGTGGGAGCGGACCGCAGCGGCGGCCGCGACCTATATCAACGAGAAAGGCGGGATGGCGGGACGTCCGGTGCGGCTGGTCAGTGAGGACGACGGCACGGATCCTGCCCGGGGTGCCATCGCCGTCGAGAAGCTCACCTCGGAAGACAAAGTCGACCTCATCTTTGGAACCCTGTTCTCGAACGTCGTGATCGGTTCCGCCCCCAGGGCCGGCGAGCTGAAGATCCCCTACCTGGTGGTGAGCGAAGGGTACCACGTGGCCTCGGGAAAGTTGAATCGCTACTGTTTCCAGCCGGGCATCACGGACGTGCGCGCGCAGCTCACCGCGATCTCGTCCTGGATCGTCAACAACCTCGGGAAGAAGATCACGATGATCTACCCCGACTACGCATTCGGGTACGATCACCGCGATTTCTGGGGCAAAGGGGCGGCCAGGCTGGGCGCGACGGTGCAGGCGCTGATCCCCATCCCGCCGACGGAGACGTCGTTCACGAAGTACTTCTCGCGCATCCCCGCCGATACCGAGGTCCTGTACCACGTGATGGTCGGTCCGGGCGTGCCGACCTTCGTCAAGGAGCTGGGTGAGTACTTCGGCTCCAAGCGGCCTCACCTGTTCGGGTTCATCGACTCCCTCGAAGGCGTCGACCTGGCCAGCCCGGGCCTGGAGTTTCTCGAAGGGAGCCACTTTTGGGAAGCGTTTCCGCGCTACGCTGGCGGGTACAACACCTCATTCGAGCGAACGTACCGGGAGCGGCTCGGGGTCAGCGCGTCGGGGGCGAGTGCCCGAGACCCCAAGGACGTCTCGACGTATTCGCACATGTTTGGGGTGTGGGAAACGCTCTTCGTGATCAAACAGACGGTTGAGCAGAGCGGCTACAAGCGTCCCGGCCCGAAGGACTACAAGGCGTTCATCGAGACCCTGGAACGCTTCCAGGGGTTCAGCGAGGGCGTTGGACATCCCCAGGGCCCGAAGAAGTTTGTGGGGCGGATCCATCAGGCCTTCGGACAGCAGTTCATCTCGCGGGTGGACACAAAGAGACTCACGGTGGTGCACAAGACCAAGGTCGAGGACTCGCTCTATCCTCCCGAGGCCGACTACACGAAACAACCCCTGTAACGGTCCGCTGTCGTGGACGCCCGGCGCTCCACGGCGTCGCCGTCACAGTAAGGGTCCCGCGCACCGTACGCGCGCCGTGCCCTCATGACCCTCGAAGGCCGGCTCGTGCTCGCGCTCCTCGAAGGGGCGGTGACCGGGTGCATCTTGGCGCTCACCGCCCTCGGTCTCTCGATGGTCTTTGGCGTGATGCGCATCGTCAACGTCGCCCACGGCGAGTTCTTCATGCTGGGCGCGGTGTCCGCCTGGTACATCACATCGACCACATCCAGTTTCGGCCTCGCCCTCGTCGCCGCGCCCATCTTCGTCGCAGGCGTCGCCGCACTCGTGAACTGGGTGATCCTCCGCCCGATCCGCTACGAACCTCAGGCCACGATCGTCGCCACGATCGGGCTCCTGTACATTCTCCAGCAGCTTGTCCTGAGCATCTACGGGCCCTACGCTCGGACCGTGTCTCCTCCGTTCTATATCCGCATCGATTTCCCGTGGTTCGGCTACTCCGGGTACAAACTGGCAGTCGCGGGGCTCGCCGCCGCGTTGCTGTGGGCGACCTGGCGCGTGGTCTCCGCGACGACGCTCGGGCTGTACATGCGCGCGACGCAACAGGACCAGGAGATCGCCCAGGCGTTCGGGGTGCCGGTCCACCGGATCTTCGGTGTCGCCTTCTCCCTCGGCGCTGCGCTTGCCGGGCTCGCCGGAGCCCTCATCATCCCGACCCAGCCGGCCCACTACCTCATGGGTCTCGATGCCCTGCTGGCATCCTTCACGGTCGTGATCGTCGGGGGCCTCGGGAGCCTCGGGGGGACCGTCGCCGCGGCATTCTTGATCGGCCTCAGCGACGGGATCGTGTCGGTGTTCTTCTCGCCCACGCTGGCCAGGATCGTCTCGACCGCGCTCGTCGCCCTCGTCCTCGTGGTCAAGAGCGGAGGCCTGTTCGGCGCGGAGTCCGCATGAGGGGCGATCACCGCTCCGCCATCGTGGCGATCCACGCGGCCCTCATCGCCGCGCTGGTGTGCCTGCAGGTCGTGGTGCCGCCGTTCCACCACATGCTCCTGGCCCGGATCATGGTGCTGGCCGCGTACGCGATCGGGTATAACCTCCTCCTCGGCTACACGGGGTTGATGAGCCTCGGCCATGCCATGTTCTTCGCGGCTGGGATGTACGGCGCGGGCCTGCCGCTATTCTACCTGGGCGTCGGCGCCCCAGAGGCGCTCCTCCTCGGCATCGCCGCCAGTCTCGTCCTTGCGGTCGTGATCGGGGCGCTGACGCTCCGGACGAGCGGGGCGTCTTTCCTCATCGTCACGTTGATGTTTGCGCAGGTGTTCTATCTCTCCACGCTCTACTTCAACCGCATCACGCTGGGAGATCAAGGATTCGTGCTGGCGGGGCATCTGCCCCCGATCTCGCTCGGCGCGCTGCGGGTGACGCTCTCGGAACCGGTGGTGCGCTACAACCTGGCGCTCGCGACCTTCGCCGTGTGCCTCGGGATCAGCCTCTGGCTCGTCGGGTCGCCGATCGGACGGGTGCTGGTGGCGATCCGCGAGAACGAGGACCGCACGCGCATGTTGGGGTACAACACCTTCGCCTACAAGCTGCTCGCGCTCACCATCTCCGCCGCCATCGCCGGGTTCAGCGGGTCGGTGTATGCGGTGATCACGTCCTACGTCGGCGCCTCGTTTGCTGCGATCCTCTACTCCATCTATCCACTGGTATGGACGCTGCTTGGTGGATCGGGGACCGCGCTCGGACCGTTCGTCGGCACCGCGGTCATGACGTACACCATCGAGACCGCCAGCCGGTTTACGTCGAGCTACTTGATCGTGGTCGGCGTCATCCTCGTGGCCCTCGTGATGCGATTTCCCTCAGGGATCGTGGGCGCACTCCGGCAGCGGTGGGTTCCGTGGCTGCCGTGACCGCTTTGCTCGAAACACGCGCCCTCTCCAGGCGCTTCGGGGGGGTGGAGGCGGTTGGATCCGTCGACCTCCGGATCGAGCGGGGCGCGATCCACGCGCTCATCGGGCCAAACGGCGCGGGCAAGACGACGCTGGTCAGCATGATCTGCGGCAG from the bacterium genome contains:
- a CDS encoding branched-chain amino acid ABC transporter permease, whose product is MRGDHRSAIVAIHAALIAALVCLQVVVPPFHHMLLARIMVLAAYAIGYNLLLGYTGLMSLGHAMFFAAGMYGAGLPLFYLGVGAPEALLLGIAASLVLAVVIGALTLRTSGASFLIVTLMFAQVFYLSTLYFNRITLGDQGFVLAGHLPPISLGALRVTLSEPVVRYNLALATFAVCLGISLWLVGSPIGRVLVAIRENEDRTRMLGYNTFAYKLLALTISAAIAGFSGSVYAVITSYVGASFAAILYSIYPLVWTLLGGSGTALGPFVGTAVMTYTIETASRFTSSYLIVVGVILVALVMRFPSGIVGALRQRWVPWLP
- a CDS encoding ABC transporter substrate-binding protein, coding for MSTKRISRREALRAAGIVVGAGIAGVGPRPLVPSGLRQVVYAASPENPLRIGFQVHRTGIGAVYGRWWERTAAAAATYINEKGGMAGRPVRLVSEDDGTDPARGAIAVEKLTSEDKVDLIFGTLFSNVVIGSAPRAGELKIPYLVVSEGYHVASGKLNRYCFQPGITDVRAQLTAISSWIVNNLGKKITMIYPDYAFGYDHRDFWGKGAARLGATVQALIPIPPTETSFTKYFSRIPADTEVLYHVMVGPGVPTFVKELGEYFGSKRPHLFGFIDSLEGVDLASPGLEFLEGSHFWEAFPRYAGGYNTSFERTYRERLGVSASGASARDPKDVSTYSHMFGVWETLFVIKQTVEQSGYKRPGPKDYKAFIETLERFQGFSEGVGHPQGPKKFVGRIHQAFGQQFISRVDTKRLTVVHKTKVEDSLYPPEADYTKQPL
- a CDS encoding Ldh family oxidoreductase; this encodes MAPAMWICPPEPLQIFAVGVFTAMGAEPDIADEVAGHLIRANLSGHDSHGVIRIPAYMKEADRGMLQPAARPTIARETEAAAVVDAHRGFGQYSTLFALDWALGRAQRHGLAAVAVRHSTHIGRLGEYTERAADRGAIAVVTVGAAGPQVGGVALHGGAGRFLGTNPWSFGVPGVHRSMVFDAATSVVAEGKVQVARAKGAELPPGCLIDRDGKPTRSPGDFYEGGALLPLGGEVAGHKGYGLGMASALIGGLAMIDDVDPTSVGAPGPQSTPGPRSRIGGVFLIAIDPGAFGNGEHFRAMVDEILAEAKRMPPRSGQTDVLVPGEPERLSRTRRATEGIGVAGATWNELAAIAERFNVPLPEHRPA
- a CDS encoding branched-chain amino acid ABC transporter permease — encoded protein: MTLEGRLVLALLEGAVTGCILALTALGLSMVFGVMRIVNVAHGEFFMLGAVSAWYITSTTSSFGLALVAAPIFVAGVAALVNWVILRPIRYEPQATIVATIGLLYILQQLVLSIYGPYARTVSPPFYIRIDFPWFGYSGYKLAVAGLAAALLWATWRVVSATTLGLYMRATQQDQEIAQAFGVPVHRIFGVAFSLGAALAGLAGALIIPTQPAHYLMGLDALLASFTVVIVGGLGSLGGTVAAAFLIGLSDGIVSVFFSPTLARIVSTALVALVLVVKSGGLFGAESA